One Buteo buteo chromosome 31, bButBut1.hap1.1, whole genome shotgun sequence genomic region harbors:
- the LOC142026044 gene encoding uncharacterized protein LOC142026044 isoform X9, with translation MEAPSGATEGTPKETAEAGPPAGRPYICSECGKAFGQWSKLERHRRSHTGERPNACGECGKRFAQRSHLAQHLRTHTGERPYKCGDCGKAFGWSSNLAQHRRTHTGERPYACAECGKAFSQSTNLVKHQRAHAGERPYACGQCRKAFYRSSDLLQHQASHSGERPYRCGQCGKSFAQRANLLKHGKTHGGEKPFRCGECGKGFVQSSELIQHQRSHSGEKPFACGECGKRFGHGATLAKHRRLHLGLQPHRCGECGRAFGLRSALARHQRAHGEERPFACGECGQAFALRSNLALHRRTHAGERPYRCGECGKAFGMSSTLVRHQRIHTGEKPYGCGECGRAFVRSAHLEQHRRTHTGERPYGCARCGRRFSQSSNLITHERVHLEEAHGAAQGRTSLEMSEGQPGSEASEGRPKTAVMEVQPSLEMSEVLPGSETRSKTAVMEVRPSLEMSEVLPGSEMQSKTAVMEVRPSLEVSEVLPGSETWSKTAAMEVQPSLEMSEVLPGSGGWPKTAVMEVRPSLEMSEVLPGSETLEGYPKTAMMEVRPSLEMSEGQPGLETLEGRPKTKTFGMQPSADTSEGQPGLETSEVLPGLETLEEHPKTERLGVRQGLETLEEHPKTKKLGVRQGLETTEGRPKAKTLGVQPRLKTPEVLEGLESPGEHPTLEMLGEHPKTKRLGVRQGLEMLEHPKTEKLGVRQGLETEHPKTEKLGVRQGLETLEEHPKTKKLGVRQGLEILEHPKTEKLGVRQGLEMEHPKTEKLGVRQGLDTLEEHPKTKKLGVRQGLEILEHPKTEKLGVRQGLEMLEHPKTEKLGVRQGLEMLEHPKTEKLGVRQGLETEHPKTEKLGVRQGLETEHPKTEKLGVRQGLETLEEHPKTKKLGVRQGLEILEHPKTEKLGVRQGLEMLEHPKTEKLGVHQGLETLEHPKTEKVGVRQGLEMLEHPKTTKLGVHQGWETLEEHPTVETLGGRQGLEMTEGRPGLETSATQPETREKRPKPERLGVHQGLEMVEEHPKTERRPTAGGAPRGAGPPRGGASPQAPKVLRGRGGTPPCDAVG, from the exons ATGGAGGCCCCGAGCGGAGCCACCGAGGGGACCCCGAAGGAGACGGCGGaag CCGGaccccccgccggccgcccctaCATCTGCAGCGAATGCGGCAAAGCCTTCGGCCAGTGGTCGAAGCTGGAGCGTCACCGGCGGAGCCACACGGGCGAACGCCCCAACGCCTGCGGCGAGTGCGGCAAACGCTTCGCCCAACGCTCCCACCTGGCCCAGCACCTCCGGACCCACACCGGCGAGCGGCCCTACAAATGCGGCGACTGCGGCAAAGCCTTCGGCTGGAGCTCCAACCTGGCCCAGCACCGCCGGACCCACACCGGCGAGCGGCCTTACGCCTGCGCCGAATGCGGCAAAGCCTTCAGCCAAAGCACCAACCTGGTGAAACACCAGCGCGCCCACGCCGGCGAGCGACCCTACGCCTGCGGCCAGTGCCGGAAAGCGTTTTACCGTAGCTCCGACCTCCTCCAACACCAAGCCAGCCACTCCGGCGAGCGACCCTACCGTTGCGGCCAATGCGGCAAGAGCTTCGCCCAACGCGCCAACCTCCTCAAGCACGGCAAGACCCACGGCGGCGAGAAGCCCTTCCGCTGCGGCGAGTGCGGCAAAGGCTTCGTCCAAAGCTCGGAGCTCATCCAGCACCAGCGCAGCCACAGCGGCGAGAAACCCTTCGCCTGCGGCGAGTGCGGCAAACGCTTCGGCCACGGGGCCACCTTGGCCAAACACCGGCGGTTGCACCTGGGCTTGCAGCCGCACCGCTGCGGGGAGTGCGGGCGAGCTTTCGGCTTACGCTCGGCGCTGGCGCGGCACCAGCGGGCCCACGGGGAGGAGCGACCCTTCGCCTGCGGCGAGTGCGGGCAAGCCTTCGCCCTCCGCTCCAACCTGGCCCTCCACCGGCGGACGCACGCCGGCGAGCGGCCCTACCGCTGCGGCGAATGCGGCAAGGCATTCGGCATGAGCTCCACCCTGGTGCGGCACCAACGCATCCACACCGGCGAGAAACCCTACGGCTGCGGGGAATGCGGCCGGGCTTTCGTCCGTAGCGCCCACCTGGAGCAGCACCGGCGGACCCACACCGGCGAGCGGCCCTACGGTTGCGCCCGTTGCGGCCGGCGCTTTAGCCAGAGCTCCAACCTCATCACCCACGAGCGGGTGCACCTGGAGGAGGCCCACGGGGCGGCGCAGGGGCGGACGAGTTTGGAGATGTCCGAGGGGCAACCGGGCTCGGAGGCGTCGGAGGGGCGGCCAAAGACCGCGGTGATGGAGGTTCAACCGAGTTTGGAGATGTCGGAGGTTCTACCAGGCTCGGAGACGCGGTCAAAGACCGCGGTGATGGAGGTTCGACCGAGTTTGGAGATGTCGGAGGTTCTACCAGGCTCGGAGATGCAGTCAAAGACCGCGGTGATGGAGGTTCGACCGAGTTTGGAGGTGTCGGAGGTTCTACCAGGCTCGGAGACGTGGTCAAAGACCGCGGCGATGGAGGTTCAACCGAGTTTGGAGATGTCGGAGGTTCTACCAGGCTCGGGGGGGTGGCCAAAGACCGCGGTGATGGAGGTTCGACCGAGTTTGGAGATGTCGGAGGTTCTACCAGGCTCGGAGACATTGGAGGGGTACCCAAAGACCGCGATGATGGAGGTTCGACCGAGTTTGGAGATGTCGGAGGGTCAACCGGGCTTGGAGACGTTGGAAGGGCGCCCAAAGACCAAGACTTTTGGGATGCAGCCAAGCGCGGACACATCGGAGGGTCAACCAGGCTTGGAGACGTCGGAGGTTCTACCGGGCTTGGAGACGTTGGAGGAGCACCCAAAGACCGAAAGACTTGGGGTGCGCCAAGGTTTGGAGACGTTGGAAGAGCACCCAAAGACCAAGAAACTTGGGGTGCGCCAAGGTTTGGAGACGACGGAAGGGCGCCCAAAGGCCAAGACGCTTGGCGTACAACCGCGTTTGAAGACGCCGGAGGTTCTGGAAGGTTTGGAGAGCCCCGGGGAGCACCCAACTTTAGAGATGTTGGGGGAGCACCCAAAGACCAAGAGACTTGGGGTGCGCCAAGGTTTGGAGATGTTGGAGCACCCAAAGACCGAGAAACTCGGGGTGCGCCAAGGTTTGGAGACGGAGCACCCAAAGACCGAGAAACTCGGGGTGCGCCAAGGTTTGGAGACATTGGAGGAGCACCCAAAGACCAAGAAACTTGGGGTGCGCCAAGGTTTGGAGATCTTGGAGCACCCAAAGACCGAGAAACTTGGGGTGCGCCAAGGTTTGGAGATGGAGCACCCAAAGACCGAGAAACTCGGGGTGCGCCAAGGTTTGGATACATTGGAGGAGCACCCAAAGACCAAGAAACTTGGGGTGCGCCAAGGTTTGGAGATCTTGGAGCACCCAAAGACCGAGAAACTTGGGGTGCGCCAAGGTTTGGAGATGTTGGAGCACCCAAAGACCGAGAAACTTGGGGTGCGCCAAG GTTTGGAGATGTTGGAGCACCCAAAGACCGAGAAACTCGGGGTGCGCCAAGGTTTGGAGACGGAGCACCCAAAGACCGAGAAACTCGGGGTGCGCCAAGGTTTGGAGACGGAGCACCCAAAGACCGAGAAACTCGGGGTGCGCCAAGGTTTGGAGACATTGGAGGAGCACCCAAAGACCAAGAAACTTGGGGTGCGCCAAGGTTTGGAGATCTTGGAGCACCCAAAGACCGAGAAACTTGGGGTGCGCCAAGGTTTGGAGATGTTGGAGCACCCAAAGACCGAGAAACTCGGGGTGCACCAAGGTTTGGAGACGTTGGAGCACCCAAAGACCGAGAAAGTTGGGGTGCGCCAAGGTTTGGAGATGTTGGAGCACCCAAAGACGACGAAACTTGGGGTTCACCAAGGTTGGGAGACGTTGGAAGAGCACCCAACGGTGGAGACGCTTGGAGGGCGTCAAGGCTTGGAGATGACGGAAGGTCGACCGGGTTTGGAGACGTCGGCAACTCAACCGGAGACGAGGGAGAAGCGCCCAAAGCCGGAGAGACTTGGGGTGCACCAAGGGTTGGAGATGGTGGAGGAGCACCCCAAGACCGAGAGGCGCCCAACTGCGGGGGGGGCACCCCGAGGTGCTGGACCCCCGAGGGGCGGAGCTTCTCCCCAGGCCCCGAAAGTCCTGAGGGGGCGGGGAGGGACCCCGCCCTGCGACGCCGTTGGCTGA
- the LOC142026044 gene encoding uncharacterized protein LOC142026044 isoform X5 has product MEAPSGATEGTPKETAEAGPPAGRPYICSECGKAFGQWSKLERHRRSHTGERPNACGECGKRFAQRSHLAQHLRTHTGERPYKCGDCGKAFGWSSNLAQHRRTHTGERPYACAECGKAFSQSTNLVKHQRAHAGERPYACGQCRKAFYRSSDLLQHQASHSGERPYRCGQCGKSFAQRANLLKHGKTHGGEKPFRCGECGKGFVQSSELIQHQRSHSGEKPFACGECGKRFGHGATLAKHRRLHLGLQPHRCGECGRAFGLRSALARHQRAHGEERPFACGECGQAFALRSNLALHRRTHAGERPYRCGECGKAFGMSSTLVRHQRIHTGEKPYGCGECGRAFVRSAHLEQHRRTHTGERPYGCARCGRRFSQSSNLITHERVHLEEAHGAAQGRTSLEMSEGQPGSEASEGRPKTAVMEVQPSLEMSEVLPGSETRSKTAVMEVRPSLEMSEVLPGSEMQSKTAVMEVRPSLEVSEVLPGSETWSKTAAMEVRPSLEMSEVLPGSETLEGYPKTAMMEVRPSLEMSEGQPGLETLEGRPKTKTFGMQPSADTSEGQPGLETSEVLPGLETLEEHPKTERLGVRQGLETLEEHPKTKKLGVRQGLETTEGRPKAKTLGVQPRLKTPEVLEGLESPGEHPTLEMLGEHPKTKRLGVRQGLEMLEHPKTEKLGVRQGLETEHPKTEKLGVRQGLETLEEHPKTKKLGVRQGLEILEHPKTEKLGVRQGLEMEHPKTEKLGVRQGLDTLEEHPKTKKLGVRQGLEILEHPKTEKLGVRQGLEMLEHPKTEKLGVRQGLETTEGRPKAKTLGVQPRLKTPEVLEGLESPGEHPTLEMLEEHPKTKRLGVRQGLEMLEHPKTEKLGVRQGLETEHPKTEKLGVRQGLETEHPKTEKLGVRQGLETLEEHPKTKKLGVRQGLEILEHPKTEKLGVRQGLEMLEHPKTEKLGVHQGLETLEHPKTEKVGVRQGLEMLEHPKTTKLGVHQGWETLEEHPTVETLGGRQGLEMTEGRPGLETSATQPETREKRPKPERLGVHQGLEMVEEHPKTERRPTAGGAPRGAGPPRGGASPQAPKVLRGRGGTPPCDAVG; this is encoded by the exons ATGGAGGCCCCGAGCGGAGCCACCGAGGGGACCCCGAAGGAGACGGCGGaag CCGGaccccccgccggccgcccctaCATCTGCAGCGAATGCGGCAAAGCCTTCGGCCAGTGGTCGAAGCTGGAGCGTCACCGGCGGAGCCACACGGGCGAACGCCCCAACGCCTGCGGCGAGTGCGGCAAACGCTTCGCCCAACGCTCCCACCTGGCCCAGCACCTCCGGACCCACACCGGCGAGCGGCCCTACAAATGCGGCGACTGCGGCAAAGCCTTCGGCTGGAGCTCCAACCTGGCCCAGCACCGCCGGACCCACACCGGCGAGCGGCCTTACGCCTGCGCCGAATGCGGCAAAGCCTTCAGCCAAAGCACCAACCTGGTGAAACACCAGCGCGCCCACGCCGGCGAGCGACCCTACGCCTGCGGCCAGTGCCGGAAAGCGTTTTACCGTAGCTCCGACCTCCTCCAACACCAAGCCAGCCACTCCGGCGAGCGACCCTACCGTTGCGGCCAATGCGGCAAGAGCTTCGCCCAACGCGCCAACCTCCTCAAGCACGGCAAGACCCACGGCGGCGAGAAGCCCTTCCGCTGCGGCGAGTGCGGCAAAGGCTTCGTCCAAAGCTCGGAGCTCATCCAGCACCAGCGCAGCCACAGCGGCGAGAAACCCTTCGCCTGCGGCGAGTGCGGCAAACGCTTCGGCCACGGGGCCACCTTGGCCAAACACCGGCGGTTGCACCTGGGCTTGCAGCCGCACCGCTGCGGGGAGTGCGGGCGAGCTTTCGGCTTACGCTCGGCGCTGGCGCGGCACCAGCGGGCCCACGGGGAGGAGCGACCCTTCGCCTGCGGCGAGTGCGGGCAAGCCTTCGCCCTCCGCTCCAACCTGGCCCTCCACCGGCGGACGCACGCCGGCGAGCGGCCCTACCGCTGCGGCGAATGCGGCAAGGCATTCGGCATGAGCTCCACCCTGGTGCGGCACCAACGCATCCACACCGGCGAGAAACCCTACGGCTGCGGGGAATGCGGCCGGGCTTTCGTCCGTAGCGCCCACCTGGAGCAGCACCGGCGGACCCACACCGGCGAGCGGCCCTACGGTTGCGCCCGTTGCGGCCGGCGCTTTAGCCAGAGCTCCAACCTCATCACCCACGAGCGGGTGCACCTGGAGGAGGCCCACGGGGCGGCGCAGGGGCGGACGAGTTTGGAGATGTCCGAGGGGCAACCGGGCTCGGAGGCGTCGGAGGGGCGGCCAAAGACCGCGGTGATGGAGGTTCAACCGAGTTTGGAGATGTCGGAGGTTCTACCAGGCTCGGAGACGCGGTCAAAGACCGCGGTGATGGAGGTTCGACCGAGTTTGGAGATGTCGGAGGTTCTACCAGGCTCGGAGATGCAGTCAAAGACCGCGGTGATGGAGGTTCGACCGAGTTTGGAGGTGTCGGAGGTTCTACCAGGCTCGGAGACGTGGTCAAAGACCGCGGCGATGGAG GTTCGACCGAGTTTGGAGATGTCGGAGGTTCTACCAGGCTCGGAGACATTGGAGGGGTACCCAAAGACCGCGATGATGGAGGTTCGACCGAGTTTGGAGATGTCGGAGGGTCAACCGGGCTTGGAGACGTTGGAAGGGCGCCCAAAGACCAAGACTTTTGGGATGCAGCCAAGCGCGGACACATCGGAGGGTCAACCAGGCTTGGAGACGTCGGAGGTTCTACCGGGCTTGGAGACGTTGGAGGAGCACCCAAAGACCGAAAGACTTGGGGTGCGCCAAGGTTTGGAGACGTTGGAAGAGCACCCAAAGACCAAGAAACTTGGGGTGCGCCAAGGTTTGGAGACGACGGAAGGGCGCCCAAAGGCCAAGACGCTTGGCGTACAACCGCGTTTGAAGACGCCGGAGGTTCTGGAAGGTTTGGAGAGCCCCGGGGAGCACCCAACTTTAGAGATGTTGGGGGAGCACCCAAAGACCAAGAGACTTGGGGTGCGCCAAGGTTTGGAGATGTTGGAGCACCCAAAGACCGAGAAACTCGGGGTGCGCCAAGGTTTGGAGACGGAGCACCCAAAGACCGAGAAACTCGGGGTGCGCCAAGGTTTGGAGACATTGGAGGAGCACCCAAAGACCAAGAAACTTGGGGTGCGCCAAGGTTTGGAGATCTTGGAGCACCCAAAGACCGAGAAACTTGGGGTGCGCCAAGGTTTGGAGATGGAGCACCCAAAGACCGAGAAACTCGGGGTGCGCCAAGGTTTGGATACATTGGAGGAGCACCCAAAGACCAAGAAACTTGGGGTGCGCCAAGGTTTGGAGATCTTGGAGCACCCAAAGACCGAGAAACTTGGGGTGCGCCAAGGTTTGGAGATGTTGGAGCACCCAAAGACCGAGAAACTTGGGGTGCGCCAAGGTTTGGAGACAACGGAAGGGCGCCCAAAGGCCAAGACGCTTGGCGTACAACCGCGTTTGAAGACGCCGGAGGTTCTGGAAGGTTTGGAGAGCCCCGGGGAGCACCCAACTTTAGAGATGTTGGAGGAGCACCCAAAGACCAAGAGACTCGGGGTGCGCCAAGGTTTGGAGATGTTGGAGCACCCAAAGACCGAGAAACTCGGGGTGCGCCAAGGTTTGGAGACGGAGCACCCAAAGACCGAGAAACTCGGGGTGCGCCAAGGTTTGGAGACGGAGCACCCAAAGACCGAGAAACTCGGGGTGCGCCAAGGTTTGGAGACATTGGAGGAGCACCCAAAGACCAAGAAACTTGGGGTGCGCCAAGGTTTGGAGATCTTGGAGCACCCAAAGACCGAGAAACTTGGGGTGCGCCAAGGTTTGGAGATGTTGGAGCACCCAAAGACCGAGAAACTCGGGGTGCACCAAGGTTTGGAGACGTTGGAGCACCCAAAGACCGAGAAAGTTGGGGTGCGCCAAGGTTTGGAGATGTTGGAGCACCCAAAGACGACGAAACTTGGGGTTCACCAAGGTTGGGAGACGTTGGAAGAGCACCCAACGGTGGAGACGCTTGGAGGGCGTCAAGGCTTGGAGATGACGGAAGGTCGACCGGGTTTGGAGACGTCGGCAACTCAACCGGAGACGAGGGAGAAGCGCCCAAAGCCGGAGAGACTTGGGGTGCACCAAGGGTTGGAGATGGTGGAGGAGCACCCCAAGACCGAGAGGCGCCCAACTGCGGGGGGGGCACCCCGAGGTGCTGGACCCCCGAGGGGCGGAGCTTCTCCCCAGGCCCCGAAAGTCCTGAGGGGGCGGGGAGGGACCCCGCCCTGCGACGCCGTTGGCTGA
- the LOC142026044 gene encoding uncharacterized protein LOC142026044 isoform X16, with product MEAPSGATEGTPKETAEAGPPAGRPYICSECGKAFGQWSKLERHRRSHTGERPNACGECGKRFAQRSHLAQHLRTHTGERPYKCGDCGKAFGWSSNLAQHRRTHTGERPYACAECGKAFSQSTNLVKHQRAHAGERPYACGQCRKAFYRSSDLLQHQASHSGERPYRCGQCGKSFAQRANLLKHGKTHGGEKPFRCGECGKGFVQSSELIQHQRSHSGEKPFACGECGKRFGHGATLAKHRRLHLGLQPHRCGECGRAFGLRSALARHQRAHGEERPFACGECGQAFALRSNLALHRRTHAGERPYRCGECGKAFGMSSTLVRHQRIHTGEKPYGCGECGRAFVRSAHLEQHRRTHTGERPYGCARCGRRFSQSSNLITHERVHLEEAHGAAQGRTSLEMSEGQPGSEASEGRPKTAVMEVQPSLEMSEVLPGSETRSKTAVMEVRPSLEMSEVLPGSEMQSKTAVMEVRPSLEVSEVLPGSETWSKTAAMEVQPSLEMSEVLPGSGGWPKTAVMEVRPSLEMSEVLPGSETLEGYPKTAMMEVRPSLEMSEGQPGLETLEGRPKTKTFGMQPSADTSEGQPGLETSEVLPGLETLEEHPKTERLGVRQGLETLEEHPKTKKLGVRQGLETTEGRPKAKTLGVQPRLKTPEVLEGLESPGEHPTLEMLGEHPKTKRLGVRQGLEMLEHPKTEKLGVRQGLETEHPKTEKLGVRQGLETLEEHPKTKKLGVRQGLEILEHPKTEKLGVRQGLEMEHPKTEKLGVRQGLDTLEEHPKTKKLGVRQGLEILEHPKTEKLGVRQGLEMLEHPKTEKLGVRQGLETEHPKTEKLGVRQGLETLEEHPKTKKLGVRQGLEILEHPKTEKLGVRQGLEMLEHPKTEKLGVHQGLETLEHPKTEKVGVRQGLEMLEHPKTTKLGVHQGWETLEEHPTVETLGGRQGLEMTEGRPGLETSATQPETREKRPKPERLGVHQGLEMVEEHPKTERRPTAGGAPRGAGPPRGGASPQAPKVLRGRGGTPPCDAVG from the exons ATGGAGGCCCCGAGCGGAGCCACCGAGGGGACCCCGAAGGAGACGGCGGaag CCGGaccccccgccggccgcccctaCATCTGCAGCGAATGCGGCAAAGCCTTCGGCCAGTGGTCGAAGCTGGAGCGTCACCGGCGGAGCCACACGGGCGAACGCCCCAACGCCTGCGGCGAGTGCGGCAAACGCTTCGCCCAACGCTCCCACCTGGCCCAGCACCTCCGGACCCACACCGGCGAGCGGCCCTACAAATGCGGCGACTGCGGCAAAGCCTTCGGCTGGAGCTCCAACCTGGCCCAGCACCGCCGGACCCACACCGGCGAGCGGCCTTACGCCTGCGCCGAATGCGGCAAAGCCTTCAGCCAAAGCACCAACCTGGTGAAACACCAGCGCGCCCACGCCGGCGAGCGACCCTACGCCTGCGGCCAGTGCCGGAAAGCGTTTTACCGTAGCTCCGACCTCCTCCAACACCAAGCCAGCCACTCCGGCGAGCGACCCTACCGTTGCGGCCAATGCGGCAAGAGCTTCGCCCAACGCGCCAACCTCCTCAAGCACGGCAAGACCCACGGCGGCGAGAAGCCCTTCCGCTGCGGCGAGTGCGGCAAAGGCTTCGTCCAAAGCTCGGAGCTCATCCAGCACCAGCGCAGCCACAGCGGCGAGAAACCCTTCGCCTGCGGCGAGTGCGGCAAACGCTTCGGCCACGGGGCCACCTTGGCCAAACACCGGCGGTTGCACCTGGGCTTGCAGCCGCACCGCTGCGGGGAGTGCGGGCGAGCTTTCGGCTTACGCTCGGCGCTGGCGCGGCACCAGCGGGCCCACGGGGAGGAGCGACCCTTCGCCTGCGGCGAGTGCGGGCAAGCCTTCGCCCTCCGCTCCAACCTGGCCCTCCACCGGCGGACGCACGCCGGCGAGCGGCCCTACCGCTGCGGCGAATGCGGCAAGGCATTCGGCATGAGCTCCACCCTGGTGCGGCACCAACGCATCCACACCGGCGAGAAACCCTACGGCTGCGGGGAATGCGGCCGGGCTTTCGTCCGTAGCGCCCACCTGGAGCAGCACCGGCGGACCCACACCGGCGAGCGGCCCTACGGTTGCGCCCGTTGCGGCCGGCGCTTTAGCCAGAGCTCCAACCTCATCACCCACGAGCGGGTGCACCTGGAGGAGGCCCACGGGGCGGCGCAGGGGCGGACGAGTTTGGAGATGTCCGAGGGGCAACCGGGCTCGGAGGCGTCGGAGGGGCGGCCAAAGACCGCGGTGATGGAGGTTCAACCGAGTTTGGAGATGTCGGAGGTTCTACCAGGCTCGGAGACGCGGTCAAAGACCGCGGTGATGGAGGTTCGACCGAGTTTGGAGATGTCGGAGGTTCTACCAGGCTCGGAGATGCAGTCAAAGACCGCGGTGATGGAGGTTCGACCGAGTTTGGAGGTGTCGGAGGTTCTACCAGGCTCGGAGACGTGGTCAAAGACCGCGGCGATGGAGGTTCAACCGAGTTTGGAGATGTCGGAGGTTCTACCAGGCTCGGGGGGGTGGCCAAAGACCGCGGTGATGGAGGTTCGACCGAGTTTGGAGATGTCGGAGGTTCTACCAGGCTCGGAGACATTGGAGGGGTACCCAAAGACCGCGATGATGGAGGTTCGACCGAGTTTGGAGATGTCGGAGGGTCAACCGGGCTTGGAGACGTTGGAAGGGCGCCCAAAGACCAAGACTTTTGGGATGCAGCCAAGCGCGGACACATCGGAGGGTCAACCAGGCTTGGAGACGTCGGAGGTTCTACCGGGCTTGGAGACGTTGGAGGAGCACCCAAAGACCGAAAGACTTGGGGTGCGCCAAGGTTTGGAGACGTTGGAAGAGCACCCAAAGACCAAGAAACTTGGGGTGCGCCAAGGTTTGGAGACGACGGAAGGGCGCCCAAAGGCCAAGACGCTTGGCGTACAACCGCGTTTGAAGACGCCGGAGGTTCTGGAAGGTTTGGAGAGCCCCGGGGAGCACCCAACTTTAGAGATGTTGGGGGAGCACCCAAAGACCAAGAGACTTGGGGTGCGCCAAGGTTTGGAGATGTTGGAGCACCCAAAGACCGAGAAACTCGGGGTGCGCCAAGGTTTGGAGACGGAGCACCCAAAGACCGAGAAACTCGGGGTGCGCCAAGGTTTGGAGACATTGGAGGAGCACCCAAAGACCAAGAAACTTGGGGTGCGCCAAGGTTTGGAGATCTTGGAGCACCCAAAGACCGAGAAACTTGGGGTGCGCCAAGGTTTGGAGATGGAGCACCCAAAGACCGAGAAACTCGGGGTGCGCCAAGGTTTGGATACATTGGAGGAGCACCCAAAGACCAAGAAACTTGGGGTGCGCCAAGGTTTGGAGATCTTGGAGCACCCAAAGACCGAGAAACTTGGGGTGCGCCAAGGTTTGGAGATGTTGGAGCACCCAAAGACCGAGAAACTTGGGGTGCGCCAAG GTTTGGAGACGGAGCACCCAAAGACCGAGAAACTCGGGGTGCGCCAAGGTTTGGAGACATTGGAGGAGCACCCAAAGACCAAGAAACTTGGGGTGCGCCAAGGTTTGGAGATCTTGGAGCACCCAAAGACCGAGAAACTTGGGGTGCGCCAAGGTTTGGAGATGTTGGAGCACCCAAAGACCGAGAAACTCGGGGTGCACCAAGGTTTGGAGACGTTGGAGCACCCAAAGACCGAGAAAGTTGGGGTGCGCCAAGGTTTGGAGATGTTGGAGCACCCAAAGACGACGAAACTTGGGGTTCACCAAGGTTGGGAGACGTTGGAAGAGCACCCAACGGTGGAGACGCTTGGAGGGCGTCAAGGCTTGGAGATGACGGAAGGTCGACCGGGTTTGGAGACGTCGGCAACTCAACCGGAGACGAGGGAGAAGCGCCCAAAGCCGGAGAGACTTGGGGTGCACCAAGGGTTGGAGATGGTGGAGGAGCACCCCAAGACCGAGAGGCGCCCAACTGCGGGGGGGGCACCCCGAGGTGCTGGACCCCCGAGGGGCGGAGCTTCTCCCCAGGCCCCGAAAGTCCTGAGGGGGCGGGGAGGGACCCCGCCCTGCGACGCCGTTGGCTGA